ACTCAGGATTTTTAATCGAAACCGTAAGAGGCGTGGGTTATCGGATTGGGGACAGCCAATGAAACAAAGAATTATGAATAACGTAGGCGTGCTGGTGGCATTGGGAATTTTTTTGAGTTTCCTTGCCGCCAGCGGCATTATGTACGACAAATATAACAGCTATATGCAGCAGGATGTAAAAAACGAAGCTGAGTATATTCGTTATGGTCTGGAAAGCACAGGTATGGAATATCTGACACAGGAAACGGGGCAGCTTACTACCAGCAGAATTACTCTTTTAAATGCAGAAGGAAAGATTTTGTACGACTCAGAGCGCCATCCCGAAGAACTGGAAAATCACGGAAACCGTCCGGAAATTCAGGAGGCAATGGAAAAGGGAGAAGGAGAGCAAATTCGCTTTTCGGAAACCCTTTCAGACCAGACTTTTTATTATGCGGTAAAGCTGGATAACGGGGACATTTTAAGAGTTGCAAAAACAACGGACAGTGTTTTTCATACCATGGTTTCCAGTTTCACCCTTATGGGGATTTTGTTTTTAATTATTCTTGCGCTGGGTTTTCTTTTAATTGAAAGACAGACAAAAAAGCTGATAGAGCCTATTAACAGACTGGATTTGGAGCATCCGCTGAAGAATGTGGAATATGAAGAGCTGCGTCCTCTTTTGAACCGTGTAGATGAGCAGAATAAGCAGATTGCCAGTCAGGTAGAAGAATTAAAACAGGCAGAGGCGGTCCGCAGGGAATTTTCCGCAAATGTTTCTCATGAGCTGAAAACACCTTTGATGTCCATATCCGGTTATGCGGAGATTATGAAAAACGGCATGGTAAGACCACAGGATATATCCGAGTTTGCAGGACGTATTTATGACGAAGCAAGCCGTCTGACGAGCCTTGTGCAGGACATTATTGAAATCTCTAAATTAGATGAAAAAAGCGGAGAAATGCCTTTTGAAAATGTGGATATCTATGAAATTGCACAGGATATCTGTCAGAACTTAACTTTGCAGTCGAAAAAGAAAAATATAACTCTTTCCATAGAGGGAAGCAATGTGGAAATCTATGGAGTTCGCCACATTTTATATGAGATGTGTTACAATCTGGTGGATAATGCCATGAAATACAATCGAGAAGGTGGATATGTAAAGGTTTCTTTGAGTACCACAGAAGACCATGTGTGCTTTACTGTGGAAGATAACGGAATCGGAATTGCCAAAGAAGAGCAAGAGCGAATTTTCGAACGTTTTTATCGGGTGGATAAGAGCCATTCCAGAAAAACAGGAGGAACCGGTCTGGGGCTTTCTATTGTAAAACACGGAGCAGCGCTGCATCATGCTCAGATTACTTTAAACAGCGAGCCTGAGAAAGGAACAAAAATACAGGTTTTCTTTAAGAAATCATAAGAAATATAAAATTATAAGGAGTTGTCGCTTTGAAAGCTTATTCAGAAATATTTCCGAATAGGACCTAAAGCAATAGCTCCTTTTTGTGTGTTCATTATTTTTCTCTATGAAAGATATTCATAACACCGGCGAGTAAAAGAAATCCACCTACAAGACCACATACGATACGGTCACTGTATCCGTTTAAAAAAGTAAAAACCTTGGGCGGCTGAAAAGCAAAAGAAAGAAGTAGAATACCTAATAGCAGCATTAAAATAATGCCAAGAAATTTTCCTGTTTTATTCATGTTGTATACCTCCGAAAGTAGGGATTTATAAACCTTTCTTTAAAGGGAATTATACCACTCTTAGTCTTAAGAGGGAAGGAAATTTGAAAACATATTAAAATATTTTGATATGAGGTATTGACAAATCTATTTATCAGATTTAGAATATATACATCAAAAAAAATTGATGTGAGGAGTGGTGATAATGACTGATTTTTCAAAGGATGCGAAAATATTCAAGGCTCTCTGCGATACAAAAAGATTAACTATTTTAGACTACCTGAAAAGTGGAGAAAAATGCGCATGTGTTCTAATCGAAAATATGAACATAGGACAGTCAGCCCTGTCTTATCACATGAAAATACTTTGCGACTCTGGCATTGTTATTGCAAGACAAGAGGGAAAGTGGACGCATTACAGCCTCAGTAAAAGCGGAAGCGAATATGCCTCAAAACGATTGTTAGAATTAACAACACCAAATATTGAAAACCAATCAAGCTGTTGTAAATAAAGGTCATCGGAAGATGGCTTTTATAAAAAATTTTCACATCAAAAAAAATTGATATGTTAGATAGAGGAGGGATTTTTTGGAAGTATTAAATACAATATGGTTATTTTTTCAAGACCAAATATTAGGCATGAAATGGTTAAATGGTTTTATCGGGCAGGGACTGTCATTGATAGGGGGAGACCTTAACAGTTGTTTAAGGGGAAGCGTTCAGTTTTTTCTATACGATGTAATCAAAATTACAATTTTATTATGTTTGCTGATTTTTTTTATTTCGTATATTCAAAGTTACTTTCCGCCAGAACGAAGCAAGGAAATTCTAGGACGTTTTCATGGTATCGGAGCTAATGCTATATCCGCATTGCTGGGAACGGTTACACCATTTTGCTCCTGTTCTTCTATTCCGTTATTTATCGGGTTTACAAGCGCAGGATTACCGTTAGGCGTAACTTTTTCTTTTTTGATTTCTTCCCCTATGGTGGATTTGGGAAGTCTTGTATTGCTAATGAGTATTTTGGGTACAAAGGTGGCTTTTGCTTATGTAATTGTCGGTTTGATAATAGCTGTAATTGGCAGTAGTTTAATTGAAAAATTACACATGGAAAAATATGTGGAGGATTTCGTCAAAAATGCGGGCAGAGTTGATATTAGTTCTCCTGTCTTAACGAAAAAGGATAGAGTTCAATATGCGAAAGAACAGGTTGTGGGAACATTCAAAAAGGTATTTTCATATATTCTGATTGGCGTAGGTATTGGTGCAATTATTCATAACTGGATACCGGAAATATGGATTGAAAATATTTTGGGAAGTAATAATCCATTTGGAGTTATTTTAGCCACACTTGTGGGAATACCTATGTATGCTGATATTTTTGGAACAATTCCGGTTGCAGAGGCTTTGCTTGCAAAAGGAGCACAGTTGGGTACAATTTTATCATTTATGATGGCAGTAACAACACTTAGTTTACCGTCTTTAATCATGCTGAAAAAAGCAGTAAAGCCTAAATTATTGGCTCTATTTATTGCCATTTGTACGTTTGGGATTATCCTTGTAGGCTATCTGTTTAATATTTTTAGTACACTATTTATTTGAAAGGAGAGAATAAGAAATGAAATTATTTGGAAAGAAAAAAGAAACAAAAACATGTTGCTGTGGTGGAAATTGCACATCAGAAACAATGGAAAATGCAGAAAGTAAAAAACAAGAGAAGGGTATTAAAATACTGGGTTCAGGCTGTATAAAATGTATGGAATTAGAAAAAACAGCCAGAACGGCAATATCTGAGCTTCAATTAGACTACGAGATTGACCATGTAACAGACTTTGTGGAAATAGCCGGTTATGGAGTTATGTCTACACCGGCATTAGTGATTGACGGAGAAGTAATATCTTATGGAAAAGTATTGAAGGTAGAAGAAGTGAAAGAATTGTTGATGAAATAATAAAACAGCGAAAGGTTGGTAATTTATAATGAAAAAACCTAAAGTAGCTTTTGTATGTGTTCATAATTCCTGCCGTAGTCAAATTGCTGTCTGAAATACCTCCGGTAGATATTGTAATTACAATGGGATGTAATGTAAATTGTCCTATAATACCATGCCAATATAGAGAAGATTGGGGATTGAATGATCCTACCGGAAAGGATGACGTTGAATTTTCAAAAACGATACATGCAATCCATGCAAGAATACTTGAATTAGCAGAGAAAATAAAAAAGAGTTGATACATTGAGTGGTATCCGAAATATATAGATACTCGGAATACGTCTTTCATGTAACAACTCTTTATTTTAATACTTCTTCCATGTTTCCCTTACAAACAACAATAACATTGGGAATAATTCCAGTCTTCCGGCAAGCATATCAAAAGTAAGCACCAGCTTTGCACCATTGGAGAAAATGGAAAAGTTCTGTGTCGGACCGACTAATTCCAATCCGGGTCCGATGTTATTCAGTGCTGCGGAAACACCGGTAAAGTTTGTTACCATATCCAGTCCGTCAAAACTGATAAGGAGAATGGAAAGGGCAAAAACTAAAACATAGGCAATCAGAAATACATTTGTAGAACGAACAACCTCATGCTCCAAGGTATGGCCGTCCAGCTTTAATTTGCGGACACTGCGAGGA
The DNA window shown above is from Blautia hansenii DSM 20583 and carries:
- a CDS encoding permease, which translates into the protein MEVLNTIWLFFQDQILGMKWLNGFIGQGLSLIGGDLNSCLRGSVQFFLYDVIKITILLCLLIFFISYIQSYFPPERSKEILGRFHGIGANAISALLGTVTPFCSCSSIPLFIGFTSAGLPLGVTFSFLISSPMVDLGSLVLLMSILGTKVAFAYVIVGLIIAVIGSSLIEKLHMEKYVEDFVKNAGRVDISSPVLTKKDRVQYAKEQVVGTFKKVFSYILIGVGIGAIIHNWIPEIWIENILGSNNPFGVILATLVGIPMYADIFGTIPVAEALLAKGAQLGTILSFMMAVTTLSLPSLIMLKKAVKPKLLALFIAICTFGIILVGYLFNIFSTLFI
- a CDS encoding ArsR/SmtB family transcription factor, yielding MTDFSKDAKIFKALCDTKRLTILDYLKSGEKCACVLIENMNIGQSALSYHMKILCDSGIVIARQEGKWTHYSLSKSGSEYASKRLLELTTPNIENQSSCCK
- a CDS encoding thioredoxin family protein, yielding MKLFGKKKETKTCCCGGNCTSETMENAESKKQEKGIKILGSGCIKCMELEKTARTAISELQLDYEIDHVTDFVEIAGYGVMSTPALVIDGEVISYGKVLKVEEVKELLMK
- a CDS encoding ATP-binding protein, translating into MKQRIMNNVGVLVALGIFLSFLAASGIMYDKYNSYMQQDVKNEAEYIRYGLESTGMEYLTQETGQLTTSRITLLNAEGKILYDSERHPEELENHGNRPEIQEAMEKGEGEQIRFSETLSDQTFYYAVKLDNGDILRVAKTTDSVFHTMVSSFTLMGILFLIILALGFLLIERQTKKLIEPINRLDLEHPLKNVEYEELRPLLNRVDEQNKQIASQVEELKQAEAVRREFSANVSHELKTPLMSISGYAEIMKNGMVRPQDISEFAGRIYDEASRLTSLVQDIIEISKLDEKSGEMPFENVDIYEIAQDICQNLTLQSKKKNITLSIEGSNVEIYGVRHILYEMCYNLVDNAMKYNREGGYVKVSLSTTEDHVCFTVEDNGIGIAKEEQERIFERFYRVDKSHSRKTGGTGLGLSIVKHGAALHHAQITLNSEPEKGTKIQVFFKKS